One Paucibacter aquatile genomic window, CGTGCTTGCGGCCGCCGGATTCGGCCTGCAGGCGCTTGTCCAGGGCGATCACCTCGTCGAAGGTCTTGGGCGGTGTCGGCACCAGGGCCTTGTTGTAGATCAGGCCGGTGGTTTCGATGGCGATGGGATAGCCCCAGAACTTGCCCTGGTAGGCGAAGGCCTTCCAGGCGCTGTCTTCCACCTCGTCGTAGAGCTTCTTGCTCGGGCGCAGCGGGGTCAGCAGGCCCGATTTGGCCCATTCACCGACCCGGTCATGCGGCCAGCAGAACACATCGGGGCCCTTGCCGGCGCCGGCGGCTTGCTGGAACTTGTCGGTGGCGTCCACCGGGTGCTCGACCACGACTTTGACGCCGGAGGCCTTCTCGAAGGCATCGCCGACTTTTTGCAGGCCGTTGTAGGCCTTGTCGCCATTGATCCAGACCAGCAGCTTGTGGTTCTTGGCCGCCAGCGCGGGCTGGGTGGCCAGCAAGGCCGCGGCCAGCAGCAAGAGTTGCGGTGCGCGCGTGCTGCTCATGTCGGCGATCCGCTCAGGCGTTGGAAGGCCTGGCCCTGGGCATCGAAGAGATAGCAGGCCTCGGGCGGCAGGCCCAGGCGGATGTCCTGGCCCGATTTGATGCGGGTGCGTCCGTCGAACTCACAGGTCAGCGCGTCCTCGACACCGGGGTAGGCGCAGTAGGCATGGGTGGCGCTGCCCAGCGATTCGACAAAAGTGACCGTGGACTGGATGGCGTTGTCCTCGCCGCCGACCACAAAGTGCTCGGGCCGCAGGCCCAGGGTCAGCTTGTCGCCTGGTTTGGCGCGGGAGGCGTCGACGGTGGCGCGGATGTGGGTGCCGGAGGCGAGGCGGACGAGAGCTTCTGAATTGGTCCCCCGGACCAGTTCAGCCTCCAGGAAGTTCATCTTGGGCGAGCCGATGAAGCCGGCGACGAAGAGATTGCGCGGGTGTTCGTAGAGCTCCAGCGGTGTGCCCACCTGTTCGATCTTGCCGGCCGAAAGCACGACGATGCGGTCGGCCAGGGTCATGGCCTCCACCTGGTCGTGGGTCACGTAGACCATGGTGGTCTTGAGGTCCTCGTGCAGCTTGGCGAACTCGTAGCGCATGCGCACGCGCAGGGCGGCGTCGAGGTTGGACAGGGGCTCGTCGAACAGGAAGACCTCGGGCTTGCGCACGATGGCGCGGCCGATGGCCACGCGCTGGCGTTGGCCACCGCTCAAGTCCTTGGGCTTGCGGTCCAGCAGGTGCTCGATGTGCAGGATGCGCGCGGCGTTCTTGACGGCGGCGTCGATCTCGGCCGGCGGCACCTTGGCCAGCTTGAGGCCGAAGGCCATGTTGTCGTAGAGATTCATATGCGGGTAAAGCGCATAACTCTGGAACACCATGGCAATGCCGCGCTCGGCCGGCGGCACCTCGTTGACCAAGCGGCCGCCGATGCGCAGCTCGCCGCCGGTGATCTCTTCCAGGCCGGCGATGGTGCGCAGCAGGGTCGATTTGCCGCAGCCCGAGGGGCCGACAAAGACCATGAACTCGCCGTCGCGGATTTCCAGATCAATGCCGTGCAGGATCTTGATGCTGCCGTAGGCCTTGCTCACGCCGCTGAGTTGAACGTCCGCCACTTGCTGTCTCCGGGGTGCTGCCCTGTTCAGGGCGGCGCCGCTGTGTCTTGTATGTGCTTGTGTGTTCCTGTCCGGCAAGCGCTTGCCGTTTCAGGCCTGATTTGTAGACAATATACAGCGTCAAAACTACTTGAACAACCGCGGTAACCCGATTGAATCAAGTTCAAAACAAGTAAAATCAACGACTTGCGTTGATCATCGGGATAACCCGATGTAGTGAAACTACACAAAACTACGGGCGTCGGCGATACTTTTGCCAACGCGACGCCGGATGCCGCCGCAGCCGGCCGTGTGGTGGCCAGAGGAAGGCCCTCTGGCGGCCTCGCATTCTTGCTCTGTCGCCCCTGTGGCGCACTGATGAACACCCTTTGATGAACACCGGCGGTCGCGGGCGCGTTTCACGCCTGCTTGCAGCCAGTCCGCCCCTTCAACCGATCGCCGCCATGTCTCAGCCCGCCACCCTTGTTTCATCCCCGCTGACCTCGCTTGCGAAAGCCGTGCCCATGAACGACTCTGCCTCCAGCGCCCTGACTTCCTCGGCCTCCCCCGAGCTGCGCGCCGCCTTTGCCGCCGCCTACCGGGAGGCGCAGCGCCAGAACCTGGGCCAAAGCTCGGCTGCGCTGGCCTTGCGTGCGGCGGCCACGGCCTGCCGCCAGGTCCTGGCCGAGCGCTGGGCGCAGACTCAAGCGCAGGATGCGCAACGCCCAGCCAGTGGCGAGGCCGTGCGCCGCGTGCACTACCTGTCCATGGAGTTCCTGATGGGCCGGGCGCTGAGCAATGCTCTGGCCGCCCTGGGCCTGCAAGGCGATCTGCAAGCGCTGTTGGCCGCCGAAGGCCTGAGCCTGGGTGAGGTGCTGGAGCGCGAGCCCGATGCGGCGCTCGGCAATGGCGGCCTGGGTCGCCTGGCCGCCTGCTTCCTCGATTCCTTTGCCGAGCTGGGTCTGCCGTCCTTCGGCTACGGCCTGCGCTACCAGTACGGCATGTTTGCCCAGGCCATCCAGGACGGCCGCCAGGTCGAGGCACCGGACGATTGGATGCGTCTCGGCGCACCCTGGGAAGTGCGCCGCGAGCAGGTCCGCTACCGCGTCGGCTTCGGTGGCCGGGTCGAGCTGGACGCAGGTGGCCAGCGCCGCTGGCTGCCGGCCGAGCTGCTGGAGGCCCAGGCTTTTGACTTCATCGTGCCGGCCCACCACAGCGAGCGCGTGTCCACCCTGCGCCAGTGGCAGGCCAGCGCCGTGGCGCCCATCGACTTCAAGGCCTTCTGCCAGGGTGACTACGCCGCAGCCGCGCGTCACCGTGTCGCCGCCGATGCCCTGAACTGGGTGCTCTACCCGGATGACAGCAGCGAATCCGGCCGCGAGCTGCGCCTCAAGCAAGAGGCTTTCTTGGTCAGTGCCTCGCTGCAGGACTTGCTGGCCCGCCATCTGACCGAAGGCGCGCCCCTGCATGAGCTGGGCCGCCGCAATGCCATCCATCTGAACGACACCCACCCCGCGCTGGCGCCTGCCGAGCTGATGCGCTTGCTGCTGGACGAGCAGGGCCTGGGCTGGGACGAGGCCTGGGCCATCACCCGCCAGGCGGTCTCCTACACCAACCACACCTTGATGCCCGAGGCGCTGGAGACCTGGCCGGTGCGTATGTTCGAGGCCTTGCTGCCGCGTCACCTCGAGATCATCTACGAGATCAACCACCGCTTCCTGAGCGAGCTGCGCCAGCGCTTCCCCGGCGACGAGGGCTTGCTGGCCCGGGTCTCGCTGATCGACGAAGGCAGCCCCTTCGGCGGTGAGCGCCGCGTGCGCATGGCGGCCCTGTCCATCGTCGCCTCGCACCGCGTCAACGGGGTGGCGGCCCTGCATTCCGAGCTGATGGTACAGACCATTTTTGCGGACTACGCGGCCATCTTCCCCGAGCGTTTTCACAACGTCACCAACGGCGTCACGCCGCGCCGCTGGTTGCAGCAGGCCAACCCGGCGCTGTCTGCCTTGATCGATGGCCGCATCGGCAGCGCCTGGCGCCAAGACCTGGCTGGCCTGGCGCAGCTGAAGCCGGCCGCCGATGACGCTGAATTTGGCCGTCAGTTCATGGCCGTCAAGCGCGCCAACAAGCAGCGCCTGGCCGAGCGGGTGCGCGCCGAGCTGGGCCTGGTGATCAACCCGGACAGCCTCTTCGATGTGCAGATCAAGCGCATCCACGAGTACAAGCGCCAGCTGCTCAACATCCTGCATGTGATCGCGCGCTACCAGGCCATCATTGCCAATCCGCAAGCCAACTGGACCCCGCGCACGGTGCTGATCGCCGGCAAGGCTGCATCGGCCTATGTGGCGGCCAAGTCCATCATCCAGCTGGCCCATGATGTCGGCCGCGTGGTCAACAGCGACCCGCGTGTGGGCGACAAACTCAAGCTCGTGTTCCTGCCCAATTACGGCGTTTCGCTGGCCGAGACCATCATTCCGGCGGCCGATTTGTCCGAGCAGATTTCCACCGCCGGCACCGAGGCTTCGGGCACTGGCAATAT contains:
- a CDS encoding ABC transporter ATP-binding protein, coding for MADVQLSGVSKAYGSIKILHGIDLEIRDGEFMVFVGPSGCGKSTLLRTIAGLEEITGGELRIGGRLVNEVPPAERGIAMVFQSYALYPHMNLYDNMAFGLKLAKVPPAEIDAAVKNAARILHIEHLLDRKPKDLSGGQRQRVAIGRAIVRKPEVFLFDEPLSNLDAALRVRMRYEFAKLHEDLKTTMVYVTHDQVEAMTLADRIVVLSAGKIEQVGTPLELYEHPRNLFVAGFIGSPKMNFLEAELVRGTNSEALVRLASGTHIRATVDASRAKPGDKLTLGLRPEHFVVGGEDNAIQSTVTFVESLGSATHAYCAYPGVEDALTCEFDGRTRIKSGQDIRLGLPPEACYLFDAQGQAFQRLSGSPT
- a CDS encoding glycogen/starch/alpha-glucan phosphorylase, producing the protein MNDSASSALTSSASPELRAAFAAAYREAQRQNLGQSSAALALRAAATACRQVLAERWAQTQAQDAQRPASGEAVRRVHYLSMEFLMGRALSNALAALGLQGDLQALLAAEGLSLGEVLEREPDAALGNGGLGRLAACFLDSFAELGLPSFGYGLRYQYGMFAQAIQDGRQVEAPDDWMRLGAPWEVRREQVRYRVGFGGRVELDAGGQRRWLPAELLEAQAFDFIVPAHHSERVSTLRQWQASAVAPIDFKAFCQGDYAAAARHRVAADALNWVLYPDDSSESGRELRLKQEAFLVSASLQDLLARHLTEGAPLHELGRRNAIHLNDTHPALAPAELMRLLLDEQGLGWDEAWAITRQAVSYTNHTLMPEALETWPVRMFEALLPRHLEIIYEINHRFLSELRQRFPGDEGLLARVSLIDEGSPFGGERRVRMAALSIVASHRVNGVAALHSELMVQTIFADYAAIFPERFHNVTNGVTPRRWLQQANPALSALIDGRIGSAWRQDLAGLAQLKPAADDAEFGRQFMAVKRANKQRLAERVRAELGLVINPDSLFDVQIKRIHEYKRQLLNILHVIARYQAIIANPQANWTPRTVLIAGKAASAYVAAKSIIQLAHDVGRVVNSDPRVGDKLKLVFLPNYGVSLAETIIPAADLSEQISTAGTEASGTGNMKFALNGALTIGTWDGANIEMAEAFGPENMFCFGLRTEAVAQMKALGYDPRLFVEENRQLAQVMEAIASGAFSGGDRERYRALVDSLLGRDVYMLMADFKDYVATQARVDALFAQPEAWARQAVLNVAGMGWFSADRTITEYVDRVWSVKSLG